Proteins encoded by one window of Cloeon dipterum chromosome 4, ieCloDipt1.1, whole genome shotgun sequence:
- the Ziz gene encoding dedicator of cytokinesis protein 11 isoform X1, which produces MSERKFAKALRKPGMAAHLRETMSQVVRETSSHVPAPEIVTPIEYEAFILKNKTLLQNDPQRELLLYPSDDVSQVILPRKFRTVLPPLPGCVVAGEDQLSKLAQSPLLARESLRSYNTNWNLVHYKYSSFGGTYHDLPKTPKPEELREEIYEIDADIDASDESSDRSVDITKQGILLKGPESGQERIFVNLASKTFKRRYCYLKKEVDGTYILEMQKPEKRGEPKSDFVMDFCTEVVKNPKRGRHAFELKFVGSSSGSSSKVVCFAAETEAEMNDWVAALSLIVAQNKQNEDKKSSERESISSPAAHAFSFGTLKGLENSMIPELVRYSRETDSSIATARQDNRRRLFAVCPHLPESVAKKESLEATVEPYREHFGLRLMVKCVGFSLKLHSHVGDDNVSQIEPYFLILAIFDARDNRKLTENIQFDVNTDEAKAMLAEAISDSEENGTKENGVEASYPPEWSSIPHKYLNNLRQAIVSVSNPHPEVYLVLRVEKVLQGAINQSTEPYIRPGRDCKIAQKAHKTAKICCQRLGKYRMPFAWAARPLFRHTSGQLDMSAQFSPLYRQEPNKLNDEELLKMLQDFKKPDKMSRLTTIPASINISVTFITDPPENSLTTSLVPIKPFNPSSEIMASTEVAEFENHLAVENPGRQPYSVPCHHLYVYPKQLCFEAQKIFAKARNLACVVELRDSDAEDAKAIKCIYQVPGNDLLADQFICPVLHHNRSPSWYSEVKLRLPVCLSQTHHLLFRFYHVTCDVTKKTSLGGSNSNTSVESSVGFAWLPLSTDGRIETGDKDLAIAASLPDGYLAVKPLGLGKGVSRWYSGPEVTWLDGHKSLFRVGLRLVSTLATTDGHLHNMFVQAEKLLEPKPVQLPPNELETSKVLKAGHAIHISTLLNFLPTILNLLFNLLAKCGNVGTVGIDTMRLLLHIVTQTKDAGRHDALVAYVKYVYGSSHSGDGGPPLHEQLAVHMPALLDSLAATEMHLALQLMSHSGFFLEILAKSMAQHLLATGRIKMLRNERFSADFTASLERMLDTLAPRVINHFKDHKEHAQELNTSIAVFLKRCLSLMDRGVVLGLIGRYSHRFNSSEHAMLSEYKYSFLGTVCCHEHFIPLNIPLAPPPLSPSRIKKLDNGQNWSAGQLNEDFCKQHFLAGLLLRELQHALNKEVYQVRRAAVRTLRDLMAKHELDSRYQNKGQLARIASLFLPWLEIAIDNRDRLPIVICRHRVGAKSTNVASSIADSNLGGSSSILSAASCPQNGLKDRANRNTLHFDSCGSPFFSGAHSRESVGFSAIAAQGVLVAGSTQSLESDDSTMSIDAASAASQETAIAKGPGSIGRNLMNNSPQPHLQHRDMLQASEAQDILLCYLFVVKHVGDQCLVAYWQHCSQTQLLGFFQLLHMSLMKFQYLGKRHQSGLASKLSLAAAPVTQSNGFRSRKANTLPARMEAPAFGTASESFVDQPNPISDTKSWKLGRTVSQHTLLEANMAAEVGLIVLDCVGLYCRQCRDSILAAEDSPITEKIFEIYLSFLQVGQCESILMHVFAALRAFVNNFSPVLFQGSAKICGLLCSELLRCCNSKLTKTRQEACAIVYLLMRSNFEFTGRQGLTRMHLQLVISVSRLLGNMDVLNNSRMQESLSMINNFASSDKAMKMTRFPKEVRQLTTRMRNVLMATAQMREHNHEPEVLNELQLNLADSYSCTPELRMTWLQALAENHTKANSYSEAALCHLHMAALQSEYLKQKGILSWGAEAFADISPNITEDEKNLKVDSGAAETQFTEASLTEQLTLCSDLLERAERYELQVPLYRLITPLYESRRDYNAMAAAFRHLAQSCTKASECATRGGRRLLGTYYRVSFYGQACFDENTQGVEYIYKEPKVTSLAELSERLTHQFASKFGHGAVKIVCDTDRAGSDRKEDGGWVLVTHVTPYWEPSELGSRLTLFERTHHNVRKFMFDTPFTRNGPAQGEPSDQWKRRTILTTSKSFPYLVRRLPVVDKSVMEMNPLIVALHEMKQRVADMEEVVYCNPPDAKRLQLLLQGSVCVQVNAGPMAYASAFLDPTKNAEYSEDDLEQLRDIFRDFVNVCSDALHLNAKLVSSEQHSYQEMLSETFQKMCQDLGALMSEPNLLEEDLMSKRQSCVLFSAISGLQNESSYT; this is translated from the exons ATGAGCGAGAGAAAATTCGCAAAAGCCCTGCGGAAGCCAGGCATGGCTGCCCATTTACGGGAAACAATGTCTCAGGTTGTGCGGGAAACTTCATCACAT GTCCCTGCACCTGAGATTGTGACACCGATTGAATATGAAGCCtttatattgaaaaacaaaactttacTTCAAAACGACCCGCAGAGAGAGCTTCTTTTATACCCATCAGACGATGTTTCG CAAGTTATACTGCCTCGCAAATTTCGAACGGTGCTGCCTCCTCTGCCAGGGTGTGTGGTTGCGGGAGAAGATCAACTTTCAAAACTGGCTCAAAGCCCTTTGCTAGCGAGGGAGTCTCTTCGGAGCTATAACACCAATTGGAACCTTGTTCACTACAAGTACAGCAGTTTTGGCGGAACTTATCATGATTTGCCAAA gacACCAAAACCTGAGGAGCTGAGAGAGGAAATTTACGAGATTGACGCCGATATTGATGCTAGTGATGAG TCTTCAGATAGATCTGTGGATATTACAAAGCAAGGAATTCTACTGAAGGGACCTGAGAGTGGCCAGGAAAGgatatttgttaatttggcCTCAAAAACGTTCAAAAGGCGTTACTGCTATTTAAA AAAAGAGGTAGATGGAACCTACATtcttgaaatgcaaaaacctGAAAAGAGAGGAGAACCAAAGAGTGATTTTGTAATGGACTTTTGCACAGAAGTAGTCAAG AACCCAAAGCGCGGGCGGCACGCCTTTGAACTCAAATTCGTGGGGAGCAGTTCTGGCAGTAGCTCCAAGGTTGTCTGTTTTGCTGCTGAAACTGAAGCCGAGATGAATGACTGGGTGGCTGCCTTGAGCTTAATAGTggcgcaaaataaacaaaacgaaGATAAAAAGTCCTCAGAGAGag AGTCTATATCTTCACCGGCTGCTCACGCCTTTTCATTTGGAACCTTGAAGGGCTTGGAAAACAGCATGATACCAGAGCTGGTCAGATACTCCCGCGAGACAGACTCTTCAATTGCAACAGCGAGGCAAGATAACCGCAGAAGGTTGTTTGCCGTCTGTCCGCATTTGCCAGAATCT GTAGCCAAAAAGGAGTCACTGGAGGCCACTGTCGAGCCATATAGGGAGCACTTTGGATTGAGACTTATGGTCAAGTGCGTGGGCTTTTCTCTCAAGCTTCACTCCCACGTTGGAGATGACAATGTTTCACAA ATTGAGCCATACTTTCTCATCTTGGCTATTTTTGACGCCAGAGATAATAGAAAGTTGACTGAAAACATTCAATTTGATGTCAACACAGATGAAGCCAAAGCAATGCTGGCGGAAGCCATTTCTGATAGTGAGGAAAATGGCACCAAAGAAAATGGGGTAGAGGCTTCCTACCCTCCAGAATGGAGTAGCATTCCTCACAAGTACTTGAACAACTTACGCCAG GCCATAGTGAGTGTCAGCAATCCTCACCCTGAGGTCTACCTAGTGTTGAGGGTGGAAAAGGTTCTTCAAGGAGCAATCAACCAAAGCACAGAGCCATACATCCGACCCGGAAGGGACTGCAAAATTGCTCAAAAAGCTCACAAAACTGCAAAGATCTGCTGCCAAAG GCTGGGAAAGTACCGCATGCCGTTTGCTTGGGCCGCTCGACCACTCTTCAGACATACTAGTGGCCAACTCGACATGTCTGCACAGTTTTCTCCTCTGTATAGACAGGAGCCCAATAAACTTAATGACGAGGAGCTTCTGAAGATGCTGCAAGACTTCAAAAA GCCTGATAAAATGAGCAGACTCACAACCATTCCTGCTTCCATCAACATCAGCGTCACCTTCATAACAGATCCACCTGAAA ATTCGTTGACTACATCCTTAGTGCCCATTAAGCCATTCAATCCCTCATCTGAAATCATGGCTTCTACGGAAGTTGCTGAGTTTGAGAACCATTTAGCCGTGGAGAATCCAGGCCGGCAGCCCTACTCAGTCCCCTGTCACCACCTTTATGTATACCCCAAGCAGTTGTGCTTTGAAGcgcagaaaatatttgccaaagCCAGAAATCTAGCTTGTGTGGTCGAGCTCCGTGACTCTGACGCTGAGGATGCAAAAGCCATAAAA TGCATATATCAAGTTCCGGGGAACGACCTATTAGCGGACCAATTCATTTGTCCCGTTCTGCACCACAACCGCTCACCCAGCTGGTATTCTGAGGTCAAACTCAGGCTGCCAGTGTGCTTGAGTCAGACGCACCACTTGCTCTTCCGCTTCTACCATGTCACCTGCGATGTGACTAAGAAGACGAGTCTAGGTGGAAGCAACTCGAATACAAGCGTTGAGTCAAGCGTTGGCTTTGCTTGGTTGCCACTGTCCACTGATGGAAG aattgaaaCTGGTGACAAGGACCTGGCAATTGCAGCGTCTCTTCCTGATGGTTACTTGGCTGTGAAGCCTCTTGGGCTGGGCAAGGGAGTAAGTCGTTGG TATTCCGGCCCAGAGGTTACTTGGTTAGATGGGCACAAGTCACTATTCAGAGTTGGTCTGCGCTTGGTTTCAACCCTTGCAACCACCGATGGACACCTGCACAACATGTTTGTGCAAGCGGAAAAGCTTTTGGAGCCTAAGCCTGTACAACTTCCTCCCAACGAACTAGAAACGTCTAAAGTTTTGAAg GCTGGGCATGCCATTCACATCTCGACACTCTTGAACTTCCTACCCACCATATTAAACTTGTTGTTCAATTTGCTGGCGAAATGCGGAAACGTTGGCACTGTGGGCATCGACACCATGCGCCTGCTGTTGCACATTGTGACTCAAACAAAGGATGCAGGCCGACACGACGCTCTCGTGGCTTATGTAAAA TATGTCTATGGGAGTTCTCACTCTGGAGACGGCGGCCCTCCTCTGCACGAACAGCTAGCAGTGCACATGCCTGCGCTGCTGGACTCTCTTGCTGCCACCGAAATGCATTTGGCACTACAGCTGATGAGCCATTCCGGCTTTTTTCTTGAGATCCTTGCCAAAAGCATGGCCCAGCACCTTCTGGCTACAGGGAGAATAaag ATGCTACGAAACGAGCGCTTTTCAGCCGACTTCACTGCCTCGCTAGAAAGAATGCTTGACACTCTAGCGCCTCGCGTGATAAACCACTTCAAAGACCACAAGGAACACGCACAAGAACTGAATACAAGCATTGCTGTATTTTTGAAG CGATGCTTAAGTCTGATGGACAGAGGCGTAGTTCTCGGCTTGATTGGGCGCTACAGTCACAGATTCAACTCTAGTGAGCACGCCATGCTGAGCGAATACAAATACTCATTCTTGGGCACCGTTTGCTGCCATGAGCACTTCATTCCATTGAATATTCCATTGGCGCCGCCGCCCCTATCACCCAGTAGGATAAAGAAATTAG ACAATGGCCAAAACTGGAGTGCTGGCCAGCTGAACGAAGACTTCTGCAAGCAGCATTTCTTAGCTGGTCTCTTGCTCCGAGAGCTTCAGCATGCCCTGAACAAGGAGGTGTATCAGGTGCGACGAGCAGCAGTGCGCACACTAAGGGACTTGATGGCAAAGCACGAGCTTGACTCGCGGTACCAGAACAAG ggTCAGCTAGCCCGGATTGCATCACTGTTCCTACCTTGGCTTGAAATTGCCATTGACAATAGAGACAGGCTGCCAATCGTAATATGCAGGCACAGGGTTGGCGCGAAATCAACAAATGTGGCCTCTAGCATAGCTGATAGCAACCTGGGAGGAAGTAGCAGCATCCTCTCTGCCGCCAGCTGTCCTCAAAATGGCTTAAAAGATAGAGCTAACCGCAACACTCTCCATTTTGATTCCTGTGGATCGCCATTCTTCTCTGGAGCACATTCAAGAGAGTCTGTTGGGTTTTCTGCCATCGCTGCTCAAG gtGTTTTGGTGGCTGGATCTACGCAAAGTTTGGAATCTGATGATTCAACCATGTCCATTGATGCCGCTTCTGCTGCTTCACAAGAGACGGCAATTGCAAAAGGACCAGGAAGCATTGGAAG GAATTTGATGAACAACTCTCCTCAGCCACATTTGCAACATCGTGACATGTTACAAGCTTCCGAGGCGCAGGATATTTTGCTCTGCTACCTGTTTGTGGTGAAGCATGTTGGGGATCAGTGTCTGGTAGCCTACTGGCAGCACTGCAGTCAGACCCAGCTTTTGGGATTCTTCCAGCTCCTGCA CATGAGCCTAATGAAGTTCCAATACTTGGGTAAAAGACACCAAAGTGGATTGGCCAGCAAATTGTCTTTGGCCGCCGCGCCAGTTACCCAAAGTAATGGCTTCAGAAGTAGAAAGGCAAACACTTTGCCGGCTCGCATGGAGGCTCCTGCTTTTGGAACCGCAAGCGAAAGCTTTGTTGACCAACCCAACCCAATCAGTGACACAAAGA GCTGGAAGTTAGGCAGGACTGTGTCACAGCACACGCTCCTTGAAGCAAACATGGCTGCAGAAGTAGGCTTAATCGTGCTTGACTGCGTTGGTCTGTACTGCAGACAGTGCCGAGATTCTATTTTGGCCGCAGAGGATTCGCCAATAACAGagaaaatctttgaaatttacCTCTCATTCTTGCAAGTTGGACAGTGCGAAAGCATCCTCATGCACGTTTTTGCTGCTCTGCGTGCCTTTGTGAACAATTTCTCACCAGTGCTATTTCAAG gaagtgcaaaaatttgtgGTCTCCTTTGCTCTGAGCTCTTACGTTGCTGCAATTCTAAATTAACAAAGACTAGACAAGAGGCCTGTGCAATCGTGTATCTTCTCATGCGAAGCAATTTTGAGTTTACTGGTCGGCAGGGATTGACGAGGATGCACCTTCAG TTGGTAATATCTGTCTCTCGCCTCCTTGGGAATATGGACGTGCTGAATAACTCGAGAATGCAGGAGAGCCTTTCCATGATCAACAATTTTGCCAGCAGTGACAAAGCGATGAAGATGACAA GGTTCCCTAAAGAAGTCAGACAGTTGACCACACGAATGAGGAATGTCTTGATGGCCACTGCACAAATGCGTGAACACAATCATGAACCTGAGGTCCTGAATGAGCTGCAGTTGAACTTGGCAGACTCGTATTCGTGCACGCCAGAGCTGCGAATGACGTGGCTGCAGGCGCTGGCAGAGAACCACACCAAGGCAAACTCGTACTCAGAAGCTGCTCTGTGTCACTTGCACATGGCTGCTCTGCAGTCAGAATATTTGAAACAGAAAGGAATCTTGAGCTGGGGTGCTGAAGCGTTTGCTGACATTTCGCCAAATATCACAGAAGATGAGAAGAACTTGAAAGTTGACTCTG GTGCTGCTGAGACGCAGTTCACAGAGGCTTCTCTGACGGAGCAGCTGACCCTCTGCTCAGACCTACTGGAGAGAGCAGAACGTTATGAGCTGCAGGTGCCGCTTTACAGGTTGATCACCCCGCTGTATGAATCAAGAAGGGACTACAATGCAATGGCTGCGGCCTTCAGACACTTGGCCCAGTCGTGCACCAAGGCGTCCGAGTGTGCTACCAGGGGAGGACGGCGTCTCCTTGGAACATACTATAGAGTTTCTTTCTACGGACAG gcaTGTTTTGATGAAAACACGCAAGGTGTGGAATACATTTACAAAGAACCAAAGGTGACATCCCTAGCTGAGTTATCTGAGCGGCTGACCCACCAGTTTGCGAGCAAGTTCGGCCATGGCGCTGTCAAAATTGTTTGTGACACGGACCGCGCGGGTAGCGACAGAAAGGAGGATGGAGGTTGGGTGCTAGTCACGCACGTCACCCCGTACTGGGAGCCCAGTGAACTTGGCTCCAGGCTGACCCTGTTTGAGAGGACCCACCACAACGTGCGAAAGTTCATGTTCGACACTCCCTTCACCAGAAACGGACCTGCGCAAGGAGAGCCTTCGGATCAATGGAAGAGAAGAACGATTCTAACAA CTTCCAAATCGTTTCCTTACCTGGTCCGCCGCTTGCCAGTGGTTGACAAAAGCGTCATGGAGATGAACCCGCTGATTGTGGCGCTGCACGAAATGAAGCAACGCGTGGCTGACATGGAGGAAGTTGTTTACTGTAACCCACCGGACGCTAAAAGATTGCAACTTTTGTTGCAG GGAAGTGTTTGTGTACAAGTCAATGCAGGTCCTATGGCCTATGCCTCTGCATTCCTCGACCCAACAAAGAACGCAGAGTATTCTGAAGATGATTTGGAACAGCTTAGGGACATTTTCAG agaCTTTGTCAATGTCTGCTCAGATGCTCTGCACCTAAACGCTAAACTAGTCTCAAGCGAACAGCATAGCTACCAGGAGATGCTCTCGGAAACTTTCCAGAAGATGTGCCAGGATCTTGGCGCCCTGATGAGTGAGCCCAACCTTTTGGAAGAGGACCTCATGAGCAAACGACAGAGCTGCGTCCTCTTCAGCGCCATCAGCGGCCTGCAAAACGAATCTAGTTACACGTAA